A genomic segment from Triticum dicoccoides isolate Atlit2015 ecotype Zavitan chromosome 1A, WEW_v2.0, whole genome shotgun sequence encodes:
- the LOC119325041 gene encoding uncharacterized protein LOC119325041 — translation MGAYTETWRRLLSSTCECGSRSIKSLRLTFYFSKPFLCPIGHAVGDVARNGDTECLEFVIFTHLARPSNAQLVLFRQRFMSFFHSCPVAFRWLTRLTLHNLAFGDSDVPNLLNACDKLQFLNLRCCKLGPKSILSIDAPSSELQKLELFCFECVRVDLASLPKLKQVLCDTWWAVTTPMSCGFVPQLEKVSLASAALSGQKPFTLSKCLSSSSTRSLSTLCLDFCSQMIWIQPEDPKQLTRIFSSLRDVYIYNVFAECDLNWTFFILKAAPSLKNFYLSRHSCEPNKFEDIAKKTDLVWETSSFKHLNLKLLFMKGFSEDEKVMNYIRLVMKRSMGLKRIELHDKDPCEECKAISPECLRFPVDESSKRRIKEQLTYGFSLDVEIVMG, via the exons AATGCGGCAGCCGTTCCATCAAGAGCCTGAGACTTACCTTTTACTTTTCAAAACCTTTCTTGTGCCCTATTGGCCATGCCGTCGGGGATGTAGCCAGGAACGGCGACACTGAATGCCTCGAGTTTGTGATATTCACGCATCTTGCGAGACCAAGCAATGCTCAACTTGTCTTGTTTCGACAGCGGTTCATgtccttcttccactcttgccctgTCGCCTTCAGATGGCTCACAAGACTAACTCTCCACAACCTTGCATTTGGAGACTCGGATGTCCCCAATCTCCTCAATGCTTGCGATAAGCTTCAGTTCCTTAACTTGAGATGCTGCAAATTGGGTCCGAAATCTATCCTCAGCATAGACGCCCCGTCATCAGAGCTCCAGAAACTTGAATTGTTTTGCTTTGAGTGTGTGCGGGTTGATCTAGCAAGTCTTCCTAAGCTGAAGCAAGTGCTCTGTGATACTTGGTGGGCTGTGACCACACCTATGTCTTGTGGCTTTGTTCCCCAACTTGAGAAAGTAAGCCTCGCCTCTGCTGCCCTGTCTGGgcagaagccattcacattgagcaAGTGTTTATCTAGTAGTAGTACAAGAAGCCTCTCGACTTTGTGTCTGGATTTTTGCTCTCAGATG ATCTGGATTCAACCGGAAGATCCTAAACAGCTCACACGTATATTCAGTAGCCTTAGAGATGTTTATATCTACAATGTCTTTGCTGAGTGTGATTTGAATTGGACATTCTTTATCCTTAAAGCTGCACCTTCACTGAAGAACTTCTAT TTATCTCGACACTCTTGTGAACCCAACAAGTTTGAGGATATTGCCAAGAAGACCGACTTGGTGTGGGAAACCTCCAGTTTCAAGCATTTGAACTTGAAGCTGCTGTTCATGAAAGGGTTTTCAGAGGATGAGAAGGTGATGAACTATATAAGACTTGTCATGAAAAGATCTATGGGCTTGAAGAGAATCGAACTGCATGATAAAGACCCATGTGAGGAGTGCAAAGCCATATCCCCCGAGTGTTTAAGGTTTCCTGTGGATGAATCTAGCAAGCGTCGGATTAAGGAGCAACTCACATATGGATTCTCCTTAGATGTGGAGATAGTAATGGGATGA